The Acidobacteriota bacterium genome includes a window with the following:
- a CDS encoding TonB-dependent siderophore receptor yields MKAGFSAGLQGQQFRVMTFGGVWTRGIVLAVVLAVSTPLRGLGGLAAMAQNAPDTSANAADRATLRDTEVRGVTLRGVVLDSSGAAIAGAAITARPEQFPEYASEEAIEPNASGASSTVSDSNGEFTLRLAPGRYALRASAEGFQEHSRIVAVTAVAADSTGLSTPTATISATPAAALANEPIVENMLVIILAIAPHSETVLVSEMTEYLSPTIGSATKTLTPLRDVPQSITVVTRELIRDQAMQNLGDVVRYVPGIAYHQGENNRDDVVIRGNRSSADFFVNGIRDDVQYYRDLYDLERVEALKGPNAMIFGRGGAGGVINRITKEAAFAPLHEITLQGGSHGNKRMTADFNQPLGDQLALRINGMAEDSGSFRNFVGLARTGISPALAYMPSQRTKITFGYEHFRDRRTADRGITSFEGRPANVPIETFYGDPKQSKVRATINLGTAAIDHQAGRLGIRNRMQAGGYDRFYQNYVPGTATADRQFVALTAYNNSTARFNIFNQTDVTYRLSTGPMHHTLLGGTELGRQVTDNFRQSGFFHNTSSSILAPFFNPTIDTPITFRQNSSDADNHLRARVTATYLQDQIAVSRYVQVIAGVRFDRFELRYQNNRTTNSNNAILDRVDHLVSPRAGIVVKPVEPLSLYGNYSVSYLPSSGDQFSALTTITQQVKPEKFTNYEAGAKWDIHRALSLTTAVYRLNRTNTRATDSNDPTRIVQTGSQRSNGFEVGLAGNVTSNWKIAGGLAWQDAFVTSATTAARAGAQVGQVPHHTFSLWNNYRIIPRIAVALGIHHRGDMFAAIDNTVVLPGYTRADGAVFVSLTERVRLQTNIENLFNAVTFANADSNTNISPGAPRAVRVGLIARF; encoded by the coding sequence ATGAAGGCAGGTTTCAGCGCAGGGTTACAAGGTCAGCAGTTCCGAGTCATGACTTTTGGGGGAGTCTGGACGCGAGGCATCGTCTTAGCTGTCGTCCTGGCCGTCTCCACTCCGCTTCGGGGGCTGGGGGGACTGGCGGCGATGGCGCAGAATGCTCCGGACACTTCGGCCAACGCGGCGGATCGCGCCACGCTGCGCGACACTGAGGTGCGCGGCGTAACGCTGCGCGGAGTCGTACTGGATTCCTCTGGCGCGGCCATCGCTGGAGCAGCGATCACTGCCCGGCCTGAACAGTTCCCTGAATATGCCTCCGAAGAAGCCATCGAACCGAATGCTTCAGGCGCGAGCTCTACCGTCTCCGATAGCAACGGCGAATTCACGTTGCGGCTGGCTCCCGGCAGATACGCGTTGCGCGCCTCGGCGGAGGGCTTTCAGGAACATTCGCGGATCGTAGCAGTCACCGCAGTCGCCGCCGACAGCACCGGACTTTCCACGCCCACGGCCACGATTTCGGCCACGCCCGCGGCCGCGCTCGCGAATGAGCCTATAGTGGAGAATATGCTGGTGATTATTCTGGCGATTGCGCCGCACAGCGAGACCGTGCTGGTGAGCGAGATGACCGAGTACCTGTCGCCCACCATCGGCAGCGCGACCAAGACGCTCACGCCGCTGCGCGACGTTCCGCAGTCGATCACCGTGGTCACTCGCGAGCTGATTCGCGATCAGGCCATGCAGAACCTCGGCGACGTGGTGCGCTATGTGCCCGGCATCGCCTACCATCAGGGGGAGAACAATCGCGACGATGTGGTCATTCGCGGCAACCGCTCCTCGGCGGATTTCTTTGTCAACGGTATCCGCGACGATGTCCAGTATTACCGCGACCTTTACGATTTGGAGCGTGTTGAGGCGTTGAAGGGACCGAACGCGATGATCTTCGGTCGTGGCGGAGCGGGCGGAGTGATCAACCGCATCACCAAGGAAGCCGCCTTCGCCCCTCTGCACGAGATCACGCTGCAAGGCGGCTCGCATGGTAATAAACGCATGACGGCCGACTTCAATCAACCACTCGGGGATCAGCTCGCGCTGAGGATCAACGGCATGGCGGAGGATTCCGGCAGCTTTCGCAACTTTGTCGGACTCGCGCGCACCGGCATCAGTCCAGCGCTCGCCTACATGCCCAGCCAGCGCACCAAAATTACCTTTGGATACGAACATTTCCGCGACCGCCGCACCGCCGACCGCGGCATCACGTCGTTTGAGGGCCGTCCCGCCAACGTGCCCATCGAGACGTTCTACGGCGATCCGAAGCAAAGCAAAGTGCGCGCCACGATCAACCTGGGAACGGCGGCCATCGATCATCAGGCGGGGCGGCTCGGCATCCGCAACCGGATGCAGGCCGGCGGGTATGACCGCTTCTATCAGAACTACGTCCCCGGCACCGCCACCGCGGATAGGCAGTTCGTCGCGCTGACTGCTTACAACAACTCGACCGCGCGGTTTAATATTTTCAACCAGACCGACGTAACCTATCGCCTTTCGACCGGACCCATGCACCACACGCTGTTGGGAGGCACCGAGTTGGGACGGCAGGTAACCGACAACTTCCGCCAGTCGGGATTCTTCCACAACACCTCAAGCTCCATTCTCGCGCCCTTCTTCAATCCCACCATCGACACGCCGATCACCTTCCGCCAGAATTCGAGCGATGCGGATAATCACCTGCGGGCGCGCGTGACGGCGACTTATCTTCAGGATCAAATCGCGGTTTCCCGTTACGTGCAAGTCATTGCCGGGGTGCGCTTCGACCGCTTCGAGTTGCGTTATCAAAACAATCGCACCACCAATAGCAACAACGCCATTCTGGACCGTGTGGATCATCTGGTCTCGCCGCGCGCGGGAATTGTGGTGAAGCCCGTTGAGCCGCTCTCCCTCTACGGAAACTACAGCGTGTCGTATCTGCCCAGCTCCGGCGATCAATTTTCGGCACTGACGACAATTACCCAGCAGGTGAAGCCGGAGAAATTTACCAACTACGAAGCCGGCGCGAAGTGGGACATTCATCGCGCCTTGTCGCTCACCACGGCCGTCTATCGTCTGAACCGCACCAACACGCGCGCGACCGACTCGAATGACCCCACGCGCATTGTGCAGACCGGCAGCCAGCGCAGCAACGGTTTCGAGGTGGGGCTGGCGGGCAATGTCACGAGCAACTGGAAAATTGCGGGCGGGCTTGCCTGGCAGGATGCGTTCGTCACCAGCGCGACCACGGCGGCGCGCGCTGGCGCGCAAGTGGGGCAGGTGCCGCATCACACCTTTTCACTGTGGAACAACTACCGGATCATCCCGCGCATCGCAGTCGCCCTGGGCATCCACCATCGCGGCGACATGTTCGCGGCCATCGACAACACGGTGGTGCTGCCGGGCTACACGCGAGCCGATGGGGCCGTCTTCGTCTCGCTCACCGAGCGTGTGCGCCTGCAAACGAACATTGAGAACCTGTTCAACGCGGTCACCTTCGCCAACGCCGACAGCAACACCAACATCTCACCGGGCGCGCCTCGCGCCGTGCGCGTGGGACTGATCGCTCGCTTCTAA